One genomic segment of Strix aluco isolate bStrAlu1 chromosome 9, bStrAlu1.hap1, whole genome shotgun sequence includes these proteins:
- the LOC141927264 gene encoding lysosomal amino acid transporter 1 homolog isoform X2, whose amino-acid sequence MMASQPYTHAFNISPIENRRLCINGTPWIWHLLEECVENAWEYWSVVIGLISIVCFLFAALPQIYVAYRNGRVDQALSLGFLLCWIAGDLTNFVGCYLTNQLPIQIVTAIFYVNMDIVMISQFVYYKLKNQKMSKCSKSLKSFCITWIVVCIALCVILLCQLLLRNQDQSTVMERSNNSLDMIEMSGFICGYISCVFYLGSRFPQLYKNFQRKSTEGTSYLLFALAMMGNCTYGLSLVLKMPTTESFRALYFIHHLPWLIGSFGVLFLDIFVTVQFVLYGQHRGRRAGLVALEVEPLLVNEEPA is encoded by the exons ATGATGGCTTCTCAGCCGTATACACATGCTTTCAATATCTCCCCAATAGAAAATAGGAGATTGTGCATAAATGGAACACCATGGATTTGGCATCTCCTGGAAGAATGTGTCGAGAACGCGTGGGAGTATTGGAGCGTTGTCATAGGACTGATTTCCattgtctgttttctgtttgctgcacTACC TCAAATTTACGTTGCCTATCGGAATGGAAGAGTGGATCAAGCGCTGTCTTTGGGCTTTCTGCTGTGTTGGATAGCTGGAGATCTTACAAATTTCGTAGGCTGTTATTTAACAAATCAACTGCCAATTCAG ATTGTCACTGCCATTTTTTATGTTAACATGGATATAGTTATGATTTCACAATTTGTCTACTATAAGCTCAAGAATCAGAAGATGTCAAAAT GCAGCAAGAGCCTGAAGAGTTTCTGTATAACCTGGATCGTGGTGTGCATAGCACTGTGTGTTATTTTACTCTGTCAGCTGTTACTAAGAAACCAAGACCAGAGTACAGTAATGGAAAGAAGTAAT aattctCTTGATATGATTGAAATGTCAGGCTTCATTTGCGGCTATATATCCTGTGTGTTTTACTTGGGAAGTAGATTTCCTCAGCTGTATAAAAAT TTCCAAAGAAAATCAACAGAAGGCACCTCTTACCTGCTGTTTGCGTTAGCCATGATGGGAAACTGTACATATGGACTGAGCCTTGTTTTAAAGATGCCAACTACCGAATCCTTTCGGGCCCTCTACTTTATACACCATCTTCCATGGCTCATTGGgagctttggggttttgttcCTAGACATTTTT GTGACTGTGCAGTTTGTCCTGTATGGGCAGCACAGGGGCCGGCGGGCTGGGCTGGTAGCGCTGGAagtggagcccttgctggtgaacgAGGAGCCTGCCTAG
- the LOC141927264 gene encoding lysosomal amino acid transporter 1 homolog isoform X1: MRLEITVISSIRLDAEVFSQRIRSIENRRLCINGTPWIWHLLEECVENAWEYWSVVIGLISIVCFLFAALPQIYVAYRNGRVDQALSLGFLLCWIAGDLTNFVGCYLTNQLPIQIVTAIFYVNMDIVMISQFVYYKLKNQKMSKCSKSLKSFCITWIVVCIALCVILLCQLLLRNQDQSTVMERSNNSLDMIEMSGFICGYISCVFYLGSRFPQLYKNFQRKSTEGTSYLLFALAMMGNCTYGLSLVLKMPTTESFRALYFIHHLPWLIGSFGVLFLDIFVTVQFVLYGQHRGRRAGLVALEVEPLLVNEEPA, encoded by the exons ATGAGATTGGAAATAACTGTGATATCAAGCATCCGTCTGGATGCAGAGGTCTTTTCACAGCGGATACGCAGCATTG AAAATAGGAGATTGTGCATAAATGGAACACCATGGATTTGGCATCTCCTGGAAGAATGTGTCGAGAACGCGTGGGAGTATTGGAGCGTTGTCATAGGACTGATTTCCattgtctgttttctgtttgctgcacTACC TCAAATTTACGTTGCCTATCGGAATGGAAGAGTGGATCAAGCGCTGTCTTTGGGCTTTCTGCTGTGTTGGATAGCTGGAGATCTTACAAATTTCGTAGGCTGTTATTTAACAAATCAACTGCCAATTCAG ATTGTCACTGCCATTTTTTATGTTAACATGGATATAGTTATGATTTCACAATTTGTCTACTATAAGCTCAAGAATCAGAAGATGTCAAAAT GCAGCAAGAGCCTGAAGAGTTTCTGTATAACCTGGATCGTGGTGTGCATAGCACTGTGTGTTATTTTACTCTGTCAGCTGTTACTAAGAAACCAAGACCAGAGTACAGTAATGGAAAGAAGTAAT aattctCTTGATATGATTGAAATGTCAGGCTTCATTTGCGGCTATATATCCTGTGTGTTTTACTTGGGAAGTAGATTTCCTCAGCTGTATAAAAAT TTCCAAAGAAAATCAACAGAAGGCACCTCTTACCTGCTGTTTGCGTTAGCCATGATGGGAAACTGTACATATGGACTGAGCCTTGTTTTAAAGATGCCAACTACCGAATCCTTTCGGGCCCTCTACTTTATACACCATCTTCCATGGCTCATTGGgagctttggggttttgttcCTAGACATTTTT GTGACTGTGCAGTTTGTCCTGTATGGGCAGCACAGGGGCCGGCGGGCTGGGCTGGTAGCGCTGGAagtggagcccttgctggtgaacgAGGAGCCTGCCTAG